From Brassica oleracea var. oleracea cultivar TO1000 chromosome C3, BOL, whole genome shotgun sequence, a single genomic window includes:
- the LOC106331101 gene encoding uncharacterized protein LOC106331101, which yields MKEIERWKPPPQDWLKCNSDAAWDESKENCRLGWVLRDHMGCVLWMGARSLSRLRSPIEAEAEALRWALLNMVRFNYRRVIFESDCKELIQAIQEESYRPSIRTYTADILHKLDKIGDHRVVFKSRQGNEVADRVAKEASNFESNSSVLFSTMPSWIQTYVEADKPMV from the coding sequence ATGAAGGAGATAGAAAGATGGAAGCCCCCGCCACAAGACTGGCTGAAATGCAATAGTGATGCAGCATGGGATGAATCAAAAGAAAATTGCAGGCTGGGGTGGGTTCTAAGAGATCATATGGGCTGTGTCTTATGGATGGGAGCGAGATCCTTGAGTCGCTTGAGATCACCTATTGAAGCTGAAGCAGAAGCGCTAAGATGGGCTTTACTCAACATGGTACGCTTCAACTACAGAAGGGTCATCTTTGAATCCGACTGTAAGGAGTTGATTCAGGCCATTCAGGAGGAAAGCTATCGCCCAAGCATCCGCACCTACACTGCAGATATCCTTCATAAGCTGGATAAAATAGGTGATCACAGAGTAGTCTTTAAGAGTAGACAAGGGAATGAAGTGGCAGATAGAGTAGCAAAAGAGGCTTCTAACTTTGAGAGTAACTCCTCTGTTTTGTTTTCTACTATGCCTTCTTGGATTCAAACTTATGTTGAGGCTGATAAGCCTATGGTGTAA
- the LOC106331285 gene encoding ethylene-responsive transcription factor ERF109-like encodes MQYPYTRPGFIGASDTQTRTWYQYQEPLSPEQELSVIVSALQHVISGESDTTPYQVFSSDSTVIMPRSDSNTCQVCRIDGCLGCDYFFAPNQRIEKRQHVVVEEDGVTSTSGGRDRSAMAEGGKIRKRRNKKNGYRGVRQRPWGKFAAEIRDPKRATRVWLGTFETAENAARAYDRAAIGFRGPRAKLNFPFMDYTSSPVAADTSASVSASASVSAVDSGEAEQWRGGGECDMDEYLKMMMMMDFGNGDSSDSGNTIADMFQ; translated from the coding sequence ATGCAATATCCTTACACCAGACCCGGATTCATCGGAGCTTCAGATACCCAGACCCGGACCTGGTATCAGTATCAAGAGCCGTTGTCCCCGGAGCAAGAACTGTCAGTTATAGTCTCCGCCTTGCAACACGTCATCTCAGGTGAAAGCGACACGACGCCGTATCAAGTTTTCTCCAGCGACAGCACAGTGATAATGCCTCGGTCAGACTCTAACACTTGTCAAGTTTGTAGAATCGATGGTTGTCTGGGCTGCGATTACTTTTTCGCGCCAAATCAGAGAATTGAAAAGAGGCAACATGTCGTAGTAGAAGAAGATGGGGTTACTAGTACTAGTGGTGGAAGAGATCGCTCCGCGATGGCGGAAGGCGGGAAGATAAGGAAGAGGAGGAACAAGAAGAATGGATACAGAGGAGTGAGGCAGAGACCTTGGGGAAAATTTGCAGCTGAGATCAGAGATCCCAAGAGAGCGACACGTGTCTGGCTCGGCACTTTCGAAACCGCTGAGAATGCGGCTAGGGCCTATGATCGAGCCGCTATTGGGTTCCGTGGGCCACGGGCTAAGCTCAACTTCCCCTTTATGGACTACACTTCTTCTCCTGTTGCAGCTGACACTAGTGCAAGTGTGAGTGCGAGTGCTAGTGTAAGCGCAGTGGACTCTGGTGAAGCAGAGCAGTGGCGTGGAGGAGGAGAGTGTGATATGGATGAATATTTGAAGATGATGATGATGATGGACTTTGGGAATGGAGATTCTTCGGATTCAGGAAACACTATTGCTGATATGTTTCAGTGA
- the LOC106331275 gene encoding extra-large guanine nucleotide-binding protein 2-like: MAAVLRKLLPLASPPIPKKDDHDSSDDSNSFQIDYSFANEYKGPLIANLPRADPVEIDQIPTALPVSFSSLSRGVSYPVVQPLVKVTKKKKKKNGLVESAACPSVVLKPRHVVSGSSASSSEVTLDDLRAVDVEDSDGEDSSIGGNGNRVRFVVPPSQGSEGDESSYFYDGEESVAPTPRAERKGKKGSCYRCLLGNRFTEKEVCIVCHAKYCFNCVRRAMGAMPEGRKCVTCIGLGIDESNRRSLGKCSRMLKRVLTDSELKHVMSDEMSCRANQMPSRLIAVNGKPLNEDELFMLQNCPHPPKKLKPGDYWYDKVAGYWGKVGEKPCHIISPDMKIGGSNIKKEASNGDTEICINNREITKTELMMLKMVGVHCEGKPHFWVNPDGTYLEEGQNRVLGNIWNKKRAKLACAMFSLPLPPTSSAVEPNVEPISNKKKLNKLLLVGNDTCGATTVYKQARSLYGIPFSEDDRERIKFIIQTNLYAYLAMVLEAHERFEEEMNNNHYSDQTGDEITAITVSSISPRLKHFADWLLKEKEDGNLKIFPASSRENAQTVADLWRGPAIQDTYKLLRDTLPRNAVYFLERILEVSRSEYEPSDMDILQAEGLSSMEGLSCVDFSFPSNTQEVSLDTDDQHDPNMKYQLIRLNPRRLGENWKWLEMFEDADLVIFCVSLTDYGEYMEYGDGVLVNKMIANKQLFERMVTHPSLANKRFLLVLTKFDLLQEKIEEVPLRTCEWFKDFNPLISQNQTSRYNPPMAQRAFHYVGYQFKRLYDSLVGPFSMRGRTFRPKLFVSQVSLESDTVDNAMKYAREILKWHVEETSMIQETSTTSIDASLSS; the protein is encoded by the exons TCATTCGCCAACGAGTACAAAGGTCCTCTTATCGCCAATCTCCCACGAGCTGATCCCGTCGAAATCGATCAGATTCCCACCGCTCTTCCCGTTTCCTTCTCTTCCTTGTCGCGTGGTGTCTCTTACCCTGTGGTCCAGCCTCTCGTTAAGGTCACCAAGAAGAAGAAGAAGAAGAACGGTTTGGTTGAGTCTGCAGCTTGTCCTAGTGTGGTCTTAAAGCCGCGTCACGTGGTTTCTGGCTCATCCGCATCTTCATCAGAGGTTACATTAGATGATTTAAGAGCTGTGGATGTGGAGGACTCCGATGGTGAGGATTCTTCCATTGGAGGAAATGGGAACCGTGTGAGATTCGTTGTACCACCAAGTCAAGGCAGTGAAGGTGATGAGAGCTCTTACTTTTACGACGGAGAAGAGAGTGTAGCTCCAACGCCTAGAGCTGAGAGGAAAGGTAAGAAAGGGTCGTGCTACCGATGCCTGCTGGGGAACCGCTTCACTGAGAAGGAGGTCTGCATTGTCTGCCACGCCAAGTACTGTTTCAACTGCGTGCGGCGTGCTATGGGTGCCATGCCTGAAGGAAGGAAGTGTGTGACTTGTATTGGTCTCGGTATCGATGAGTCCAATAGAAGGAGTCTTGGGAAGTGCTCGAGAATGCTGAAGCGTGTTCTCACGGATTCAGAGCTTAAACATGTCATGAGCGATGAGATGTCCTGCAGGGCGAATCAGATGCCTTCGCGGCTTATCGCTGTTAATGGCAAGCCTTTGAATGAAGATGAGCTTTTCATGTTGCAGAATTGTCCACATCCGCCTAAAAAGCTTAAACCTGGGGACTATTGGTATGATAAAGTTGCTGGATACTGGGGCAAG GTAGGAGAGAAACCTTGCCATATTATAAGTCCTGATATGAAAATAGGAGGCAGTAACATCAAGAAGGAAGCAAGCAATGGTGACACTGAGATTTGTATTAATAACCGGGAAATAACTAAGACAGAGCTCATGATGCTCAAG ATGGTTGGTGTGCACTGTGAAGGAAAGCCTCATTTTTGGGTCAATCCAGATGGAACATACTTAGAAGAAGGTCAGAACCGTGTCCTTGGGAACATTTGGAATAAG AAAAGAGCTAAGCTTGCTTGTGCTATGTTCTCACTGCCATTACCTCCGACTTCATCTGCAGTAGAGCCAAATGTTGAGCCCATATCTAATAAGAAAAAGCTTAACAAGCTTCTTCTGGTTGGTAACGACACATGTGGCGCCACTACCGTTTACAAACAA GCAAGGTCTCTCTATGGAATCCCTTTCTCTGAAGACGATCGTGAAAGAATCAAATTCATAATCCAAACAAATCTCTATGCTTATCTCGCCATGGTTCTTGAGGCACACGAAAGATTTGAAGAAGAGATGAACAATAACCACTACTCTGACCAAACAGGAGATGAGATCACTGCTATAACTGTTAGCTCAATCAGCCCGAGACTAAAACATTTTGCAGATTGGCTTCTGAAAGAAAAGGAAGACGGAAACCTCAAGATATTTCCAGCATCAAGCCGAGAGAATGCACAAACCGTTGCAGATCTATGGAGAGGACCAGCCATTCAAGACACATACAAGCTACTTCGTGATACACTTCCTAGAAACGCTGTTTATTTTCTCGAACGA ATTCTTGAGGTCTCGAGATCAGAGTACGAACCTTCTGATATGGACATATTGCAAGCGGAAGGACTCTCTTCTATGGAAGGACTTTCTTGTGTGGACTTCTCATTCCCATCAAATACTCAAGAAGTCTCTCTTGATACCGATGATCAACATGATCCAAACATGAA GTACCAACTCATCAGGTTAAATCCGAGAAGGCTAGGAGAAAACTGGAAATGGCTGGAGATGTTTGAAGATGCTGACTTGGTGATATTCTGCGTCTCCCTAACAGATTATGGAGAGTACATGGAATACGGTGATGGTGTTCTTGTGAACAAGATGATAGCTAACAAGCAACTCTTCGAGAGAATGGTGACTCACCCTAGCCTAGCTAACAAAAGGTTCCTTCTAGTTCTAACCAAATTCGATCTCTTACAAGAGAAAATCGAAGAGGTTCCTCTAAGAACATGTGAGTGGTTCAAAGACTTCAACCCGTTGATAAGCCAGAACCAGACGAGCAGATATAACCCTCCAATGGCTCAGCGTGCTTTTCATTACGTTGGATATCAGTTCAAGAGACTGTATGACTCACTTGTGGGACCCTTCTCGATGCGTGGAAGGACGTTTAGACCGAAGCTGTTTGTTTCTCAAGTGAGTTTGGAGAGTGATACTGTGGACAATGCAATGAAGTATGCGAGAGAGATTCTCAAGTGGCATGTTGAAGAGACGTCTATGATCCAAGAAACGTCTACTACTAGCATCGACGCCAGCTTATCCTCTTGA